In Arachis stenosperma cultivar V10309 chromosome 1, arast.V10309.gnm1.PFL2, whole genome shotgun sequence, one DNA window encodes the following:
- the LOC130962614 gene encoding transcription factor MYBS1, which produces MSSSSGTIWSYEEEKAFENAIAMHWIEEDSKEQWEKIAEEVPSKTIEELKQHYQLLVEDVTAIEAGQIPFPNYTSEETTSSSKDLHGSSKSSNSDKRSNCNYGSGFSGLGHDSSTSHNGKGSLSRSSEQERRKGIPWTEEEHRLFLLGLDKFGKGDWRSISRNFVISRTPTQVASHAQKYFIRLNSMNRDRRRSSIHDITSVNNGDVANNQAPITGQHGGTTISSSTIAMGQSMKHRAQPHHHHHHIPAGLGMYGAPVGHPVAAPHGHMASAVGTPVMLPPGPHPHPHPHPHHPPYVVPLAYPMAPPTMHQ; this is translated from the exons ATGTCATCATCAAGTGGAACCATTTGGAGCTATGAAGAAGAGAAAGCATTTGAGAATGCCATAGCCATGCATTGGATTGAAGAAGACTCAAAAGAGCAATGGGAGAAGATTGCTGAAGAAGTTCCAAGCAAAACCATAGAAGAATTGAAGCAACATTACCAGTTACTAGTGGAAGATGTAACTGCAATAGAAGCTGGTCAAATACCATTCCCAAACTATACATCAGAAGAAACTACATCTTCAAGTAAAGATCTCCATGgatcttccaagtcttcaaatTCTGATAAGAGATCAAATTGTAACTATGGAAGTGGATTCTCTGGCTTAGGACATGATTCCTCAACCTCTCATAATGGTAAAGGATCCTTGTCAAGATCATCAGAACAAGAAAGGAGAAAAGGAATTCCATGGACAGAAGAAGAACACAG GCTATTCTTACTTGGTCTAGACAAGTTTGGAAAAGGAGATTGGAGAAGCATTTCAAGGAACTTTGTGATTTCAAGGACTCCAACACAGGTAGCAAGTCATGCACAAAAGTACTTCATAAGATTGAACTCAATGAATAGAGATAGAAGAAGGTCTAGTATCCATGACATTACAAGTGTCAACAATGGAGATGTGGCCAATAATCAAGCACCAATTACAGGACAGCATGGAGGGACAACAATCTCATCAAGCACAATAGCTATGGGACAATCAATGAAGCATAGAGCACAACcacaccatcatcatcatcatatacctGCTGGTTTAGGCATGTATGGTGCACCAGTTGGGCACCCTGTGGCTGCTCCTCATGGCCATATGGCATCTGCAGTTGGAACTCCGGTCATGCTTCCTCCCGGACCGCACCCTCATCCGCATCCACATCCTCATCATCCACCTTATGTTGTTCCTCTTGCTTATCCAATGGCACCTCCAACAATGCACCAATAA
- the LOC130935023 gene encoding inositol transporter 4-like produces the protein MEGGPEAASKQEFMEFWKRATSSPYIMRLALSAGIGGLLFGYDTGVISGALLYIREDFVEVDKKLWLQEVIVSMAVAGAIIGAALGGWMNDTLGRKTSMLGADIVFFLGAIVMVVAPAPWVLVVGRILVGFGVGIASMTSPLYISEASPAAIRGALVCINGLLITFGQFLSYLINLAFTKTPGTWRWMLGVAGLPAVVQFVLMLTLPESPRWLYNQGKENESRKILEKIYKADEVEGEIKAMREAVEQEKQEEGLIGQTLGEKMKAAFSNVAVRRGLYAGVTAQVAQQFVGINTVMYYSPTIVQFAGIASKSTALALSLVTSGLNAIGSILSMLCIDKYGRRKLMLLSLIAIIICLLTLTGVFYQAATTAPPIDNVDTLSFGANATCQAYLDAPNVSSWNCMKCLKVECAFCASTGGNHLPGACLAETKEVRAVCGEQKRVWFSDGCPSKIGVLAVIVLGLYILAYSPGMGSVPWVLNSEIYPLRFRGICGGIAAVSNWCANLIVSLTFLSLIHALGAAGTFLLFAGFSTIGLVAIYLLVPETKGLQFEEVEKLLQKGFNPCDCTNPKIDEEKVSTSN, from the exons ATGGAAGGAGGGCCGGAGGCAGCGAGTAAGCAAGAGTTCATGGAATTCTGGAAAAGAGCAACCAGTTCGCCCTACATCATGCGCCTTGCTCTATCGGCCGGAATTGGAGGTCTCCTCTTTGGCTACGACACCGGTGTTATCTCAGGAGCCTTGCTTTATATTCGTGAGGACTTTGTAGAAGTTGATAAGAAATTATGGTTGCAGGAAGTCATTGTAAGTATGGCTGTAGCGGGAGCCATCATTGGTGCTGCACTTGGTGGATGGATGAACGACACGCTCGGCCGTAAGACCTCTATGTTAGGGGCTGATATTGTTTTCTTTCTTGGCGCAATAGTCATGGTTGTTGCCCCTGCTCCTTGGGTCCTCGTCGTTGGAAGAATTTTGGTTGGTTTTGGAGTTGGCATAGCTTCCATGACTTCTCCTCTCTATATCTCAGAAGCCTCCCCAGCTGCTATTAGAGGAGCTCTCGTTTGTATCAATGGTCTCCTCATCACCTTTGGCCAATTCCTCTCCTACCTTATCAACCTCGCATTCACCAAG ACTCCTGGAACGTGGCGTTGGATGCTTGGGGTGGCCGGACTTCCGGCTGTGGTTCAGTTTGTTTTGATGCTGACCCTGCCTGAGTCACCGAGGTGGTTGTACAACCAGGGGAAAGAAAATGAGTCAAGGAAAATCCTGGAAAAGATTTACAAAGCAGATGAGGTTGAAGGGGAGATAAAAGCGATGAGAGAAGCGgtagaacaagagaagcaagagGAAGGGTTGATCGGTCAAACCCTTGGAGAGAAAATGAAGGCTGCTTTCAGCAACGTCGCTGTTCGAAGAGGATTGTATGCAGGTGTGACTGCTCAAGTCGCTCAACAATTCGTTGGCATCAACACCGTCATGTATTACAGCCCAACCATTGTTCAGTTTGCCGGCATTGCATCAAAATCTACCGCACTTGCACTCTCCCTCGTCACATCTGGTCTCAATGCTATTGGATCTATCCttagcatgctttgcatcgataaATATGGAAGGAGAAAGCTCATGCTCCTATCCCTTATTGCAATCATCATTTGCCTCCTTACTCTCACCGGAGTTTTCTATCAGGCAGCTACCACCGCTCCTCCAATTGACAACGTTGACACCCTCAGCTTCGGTGCTAATGCTACATGCCAAGCTTATCTTGATGCCCCCAATGTCTCTTCATGGAACTGCATGAAATGTTTGAAAGTTGAATGTGCCTTCTGTGCCAGCACTGGGGGCAAT CATCTTCCAGGAGCGTGCCTGGCGGAAACAAAGGAAGTCAGAGCGGTGTGCGGTGAGCAAAAGCGCGTGTGGTTTTCTGATGGATGCCCAAGCAAAATTGGAGTGCTTGCAGTTATAGTGTTGGGACTATATATCCTAGCGTACTCTCCTGGAATGGGATCAGTGCCTTGGGTTTTGAACTCAGAGATTTACCCATTGAGATTCAGGGGAATTTGTGGAGGCATAGCAGCAGTTTCAAACTGGTGTGCTAATCTCATAGTGAGTTTGACATTCTTGTCACTCATTCATGCACTTGGGGCTGCAGGAACATTCCTCCTCTTTGCTGGATTTTCCACAATTGGACTAGTTGCCATCTATCTATTGGTACCAGAAACCAAAGGACTCCAGTTTGAAGAGGTTGAGAAGTTGCTTCAAAAAGGTTTCAACCCTTGTGATTGCACCAATCCAAAGATAGACGAAGAGAAAGTAAGTactagtaattaa